A single window of Periophthalmus magnuspinnatus isolate fPerMag1 chromosome 9, fPerMag1.2.pri, whole genome shotgun sequence DNA harbors:
- the nf2a gene encoding NF2, moesin-ezrin-radixin like (MERLIN) tumor suppressor a isoform X1 → MASALAAKMGFNSLLRKQAKNFNVRICTMESDLEFSCEVKLKGKELFDLVCRALGLRETWFFGLQYNVKDTVAWLKMEKRVLDQEIPREEPITFQFLAKFYPENAEEELVQDITQHLFFLQVKKKILEEEIHCPPEASVLLASYAVHAKYGDYDPSIHKPGFLAEEELLPKRVINLYQMTPEMWEERITACYAQHRGRTRDEAEMEYLKIAQDLDMYGVNYFLIRNKKGTELLLGVDALGLHIYDLDNKLTPKCSFPWNEIRNISYSDKEFTIKPLDKKANVFKFNSSRLRVNKLILQLCIGNHDLFMRRRRVDSFEVQQMKAQAREERARKQVERQRLQREKQMREEAERARDELERRLLQLQDEAQMANEALLRSEQTADLLAEKAQIAEEEAKLLAEKAAEAETEMQRIKVSAIRGREERRLIEQKMIQAEMLALQMAEESERRAKEAEQLKQDLQAARESERRAKHKLLEIMSKDVYMPHGLSADRMPPDLDYSRENLSFEFKDTDMKRLSMEIEKEKVEYMEKSKHLQEQLNELKTEIESLKLKERETPLDIIHNQNAEQGTSKHSNFKKLTLQSTKTRVAFFEEL, encoded by the exons ATGGCCAGTGCTTTAGCAGCGAAAATGGGATTTAACTCTCTTTTGAGAAAACAGGCAAAAAACTTTAACGTTAGAATCTGTACGATGGAGTCAGACCTGGAGTTCAGCTGTGAG GTCAAATTGAAAGGAAAGGAGCTTTTCGACCTTGTGTGCCGCGCTCTGGGCCTGAGGGAAACATGGTTCTTTGGGCTTCAGTACAACGTCAAAGACACCGTGGCCTGGCTGAAGATGGAAAAACGA gtTCTGGATCAGGAGATACCAAGGGAGGAGCCGATCACTTTCCAGTTTTTAGCCAAATTTTACCCTGAaaatgcagaggaggagctggtgCAAGACATCACACAGCATCTCTTCTTTTTACAA gtgaaaaagaaaatacttgaagagGAAATCCACTGCCCCCCTGAGGCTTCGGTCCTGTTGGCTTCTTATGCCGTCCACGCAAAG TATGGAGACTACGACCCGAGCATTCACAAACCTGGCTTCCTGGCTGAGGAGGAGCTGCTGCCAAAGAGG GTAATTAACTTGTACCAGATGACTCCAGAAATGTGGGAGGAGAGGATCACGGCGTGTTACGCACAGCACCGAGGCAGGACGAG GGATGAAGCCGAGATGGAGTATTTAAAAATAGCTCAGGACCTGGACATGTATGGCGTCAATTACTTTTTAATCAGG AATAAAAAGGGAACTGAACTCCTCCTGGGAGTGGACGCCCTTGGCCTCCACATCTACGACTTAGACAACAAACTGACTCCTAAGTGCTCCTTCCCCTGGAATGAGATCCGCAACATCTCCTACAGCGACAAGGAG ttcacGATCAAGCCTCTGGACAAGAAGGCTAATGTTTTTAAGTTCAACTCATCACGGTTAAGGGTCAACAAACTG ATCCTTCAGTTGTGTATCGGAAACCACGATTTGTTCATGCGGAGAAGACGTGTGGACTCTTTCGAGGTCCAGCAGATGAAAGCCCAAGCGAGAGAGGAGCGAGCCAGAAAACAG GTGGAGAGGCAGCGTTTACAGCGGGAGAagcagatgagagaggaggcggAGAGGGCCAGAGACGAGCTGGAGAGGAGGCTGCTGCAGCTACAGGACGAGGCGCAAATGGCCAATGAAGCACTG CTGCGTTCCGAGCAGACTGCAGACCTGCTGGCTGAAAAGGCTCAGATCGCAGAGGAGGAGGCCAAGCTGCTGGCGGAGAAAGCCGCTGAGGCCGAGACAGAGATGCAGAGAATCAAAGTGAGCGCCATCCGTGGCCGAGAGGAGCGGCGCCTCATCGAGCAGAAGATGATCCAGGCCGAAATGCTGGCGCTGCAGATGGCTGAGGAGTCTGAGAGACG GGCCAAAGAGGCGGAGCAGTTGAAGCAGGACCTGCAGGCGGCGCGTGAGTCCGAGCGCAGAGCCAAACACAAGCTCCTGGAGATCATGAGTAAAGACGTCTACATG CCCCATGGATTGTCAGCGGACCGCATGCCCCCGGACCTGGACTACAGCAGAGAGAACCTCAGCTTTGAGTTTAAAGACACGGACATGAAAcgcctctccatggagatcgagaAGGAGAA AGTGGAGTACATGGAGAAGAGTAAACACTTGCAGGAGCAGTTGAACGAGCTCAAGACGGAGATTGAAAGTCTGAAGTTGAAAGAGCGAGAGACTCCTTTGGACATCATTCACAACCAGAACGCCGAGCAGGGCACCAGCAAACACAGCAACTTTAAAAAG
- the nf2a gene encoding NF2, moesin-ezrin-radixin like (MERLIN) tumor suppressor a isoform X2 has protein sequence MASALAAKMGFNSLLRKQAKNFNVRICTMESDLEFSCEVKLKGKELFDLVCRALGLRETWFFGLQYNVKDTVAWLKMEKRVLDQEIPREEPITFQFLAKFYPENAEEELVQDITQHLFFLQVKKKILEEEIHCPPEASVLLASYAVHAKYGDYDPSIHKPGFLAEEELLPKRVINLYQMTPEMWEERITACYAQHRGRTRDEAEMEYLKIAQDLDMYGVNYFLIRNKKGTELLLGVDALGLHIYDLDNKLTPKCSFPWNEIRNISYSDKEFTIKPLDKKANVFKFNSSRLRVNKLILQLCIGNHDLFMRRRRVDSFEVQQMKAQAREERARKQVERQRLQREKQMREEAERARDELERRLLQLQDEAQMANEALLRSEQTADLLAEKAQIAEEEAKLLAEKAAEAETEMQRIKVSAIRGREERRLIEQKMIQAEMLALQMAEESERRAKEAEQLKQDLQAARESERRAKHKLLEIMSKDVYMPHGLSADRMPPDLDYSRENLSFEFKDTDMKRLSMEIEKEKVEYMEKSKHLQEQLNELKTEIESLKLKERETPLDIIHNQNAEQGTSKHSNFKKFTGSSKAFPHS, from the exons ATGGCCAGTGCTTTAGCAGCGAAAATGGGATTTAACTCTCTTTTGAGAAAACAGGCAAAAAACTTTAACGTTAGAATCTGTACGATGGAGTCAGACCTGGAGTTCAGCTGTGAG GTCAAATTGAAAGGAAAGGAGCTTTTCGACCTTGTGTGCCGCGCTCTGGGCCTGAGGGAAACATGGTTCTTTGGGCTTCAGTACAACGTCAAAGACACCGTGGCCTGGCTGAAGATGGAAAAACGA gtTCTGGATCAGGAGATACCAAGGGAGGAGCCGATCACTTTCCAGTTTTTAGCCAAATTTTACCCTGAaaatgcagaggaggagctggtgCAAGACATCACACAGCATCTCTTCTTTTTACAA gtgaaaaagaaaatacttgaagagGAAATCCACTGCCCCCCTGAGGCTTCGGTCCTGTTGGCTTCTTATGCCGTCCACGCAAAG TATGGAGACTACGACCCGAGCATTCACAAACCTGGCTTCCTGGCTGAGGAGGAGCTGCTGCCAAAGAGG GTAATTAACTTGTACCAGATGACTCCAGAAATGTGGGAGGAGAGGATCACGGCGTGTTACGCACAGCACCGAGGCAGGACGAG GGATGAAGCCGAGATGGAGTATTTAAAAATAGCTCAGGACCTGGACATGTATGGCGTCAATTACTTTTTAATCAGG AATAAAAAGGGAACTGAACTCCTCCTGGGAGTGGACGCCCTTGGCCTCCACATCTACGACTTAGACAACAAACTGACTCCTAAGTGCTCCTTCCCCTGGAATGAGATCCGCAACATCTCCTACAGCGACAAGGAG ttcacGATCAAGCCTCTGGACAAGAAGGCTAATGTTTTTAAGTTCAACTCATCACGGTTAAGGGTCAACAAACTG ATCCTTCAGTTGTGTATCGGAAACCACGATTTGTTCATGCGGAGAAGACGTGTGGACTCTTTCGAGGTCCAGCAGATGAAAGCCCAAGCGAGAGAGGAGCGAGCCAGAAAACAG GTGGAGAGGCAGCGTTTACAGCGGGAGAagcagatgagagaggaggcggAGAGGGCCAGAGACGAGCTGGAGAGGAGGCTGCTGCAGCTACAGGACGAGGCGCAAATGGCCAATGAAGCACTG CTGCGTTCCGAGCAGACTGCAGACCTGCTGGCTGAAAAGGCTCAGATCGCAGAGGAGGAGGCCAAGCTGCTGGCGGAGAAAGCCGCTGAGGCCGAGACAGAGATGCAGAGAATCAAAGTGAGCGCCATCCGTGGCCGAGAGGAGCGGCGCCTCATCGAGCAGAAGATGATCCAGGCCGAAATGCTGGCGCTGCAGATGGCTGAGGAGTCTGAGAGACG GGCCAAAGAGGCGGAGCAGTTGAAGCAGGACCTGCAGGCGGCGCGTGAGTCCGAGCGCAGAGCCAAACACAAGCTCCTGGAGATCATGAGTAAAGACGTCTACATG CCCCATGGATTGTCAGCGGACCGCATGCCCCCGGACCTGGACTACAGCAGAGAGAACCTCAGCTTTGAGTTTAAAGACACGGACATGAAAcgcctctccatggagatcgagaAGGAGAA AGTGGAGTACATGGAGAAGAGTAAACACTTGCAGGAGCAGTTGAACGAGCTCAAGACGGAGATTGAAAGTCTGAAGTTGAAAGAGCGAGAGACTCCTTTGGACATCATTCACAACCAGAACGCCGAGCAGGGCACCAGCAAACACAGCAACTTTAAAAAG TTCACTGGGAGCTCCAAAGCGTTCCCTCACAGCTGA
- the fbxo21 gene encoding F-box only protein 21 isoform X2, producing MATCVAGEGQASLNGNFSECQAKKLTDLPSELIEHILCFPVLKHVDICNVSCCCKRLQDVCHGRGKVWEHQYKLRWPRLQRFYRQNECCDWLKEYKTRHRVGIQIRGTVESISKRFFTEPCVGQVLGDSFAEIKSLGMPEHFCEDELLFILNTDKRKSLTLKYYARKILYFLRQQNILRSLKTFLEQPEEQQSALEGAVLVDQYCNPLADVTLEGISVQLDEMVEKVKKTLRLKNPSHPSLRCAQGNCFAVEDTELQRQVLGALNSVLYEQLQFKGNEFDYYNPLNSYIHQVLLRHTGIPISLSVLYMTLSHKLGLHLEPVNFPNHFLLRWCQRPRGSEDIYDFVYIDAFGKGKQLTAKECEYLIGHQVTADYYSAISTTEVLLRMVGNLLNIGKRGEGNEKSYQLLRDSLDLYLTINPDNVQYLLLQARLYFHLGIWPEKVLDILQHIQALDPSQHGAVGYLVQHTLEHIQHKKHPVTPDEKRRSAPEHVEVQYSVGLIMKHKRSGYNCVIYGWDPKCTMSQEWITTMRVQQLSKGANQPFYNVLVQDGTCRYAAQENLEPHSAPLEIGHPEVGRYFSEFVETHYVANEELEMRYPEDTRETLGKVHELYHGLSLDSGHQDQASNQPNHTTNM from the exons ATGGCGACGTGTGTAGCCGGAGAGGGACAAGCGAGTCTTAACGGGAATTTTTCAGAGTGTCAGGCTAAAAAACTCACCGACTTGCCTTCAGAGTTGATTGAACACATTCTTTGCTTTCCCGTTTTAAAGCATGTTGATATTTGTAACGTTTCCTGTTGTTGCAAGCGGCTACAGGACGTTTGTCATGGAAGAGGGAAGGTCTGGGAGCACCAGTACAAACTCAG ATGGCCAAGGTTGCAGAGGTTTTATCGTCAGAATGAGTGCTGTGACTGGCTCAAAGAATACAAGACACGCCACAGAGTCGGAATACAAATCAGAGGAACGGTGGAATCGATCTCCAAACGATTCTTCACAGAG CCTTGTGTAGGTCAGGTTTTGGGCGACAGTTTTGCTGAGATCAAGTCTTTGGGGATGCCTGAGCACTTTTGTGAAGATgagctcctcttcatcctcaacACAGATAAAAG GAAAAGCTTGACCTTGAAATACTATGCAAGGAAAATTTTATATTTCCTACGGCAGCAAAATATCCTGCGGAGTTTAAAGACATTCTTGGAACAGCCCGAGGAACAGCAGTCAGCACTGGAAG GGGCTGTTCTGGTGGATCAGTATTGTAACCCTTTGGCTGATGTGACTCTAGAAGGTATTTCAGTGCAGTTAGATGAGATGGTAGAGAAAGTCAAGAAAACGCTGAGACTTAAGAATCCTTCCCACCCCAGTTTGCGTTGTGCTCAAg GTAACTGTTTTGCTGTAGAGGACACTGAGCTCCAGAGGCAGGTGCTCGGGGCCCTAAACTCTGTCTTATATGAACAGCTTCAGTTCAAAGGCAATGAGTTTGACTATTACAATCCTCTGAATTCATACATTCATCag GTGCTATTACGTCATACAGGTATTCCTATAAGTCTGTCTGTCCTCTACATGACCCTGTCCCATAAACTGGGTCTTCATCTGGAACCAGTCAACTTCCCCAATCACTTCCTGCTGCGCTGGTGCCAAAGACCAAGGGG GAGTGAGGACATCTATGACTTTGTTTACATCGATGCCTTTGGAAAAGGGAAGCAGCTGACGGCGAAGGAGTGTGAGTATCTCATTGGCCATCAGGTGACTGCAGATTATTACAGTGCCATAAGCACCACTGAAGTGCTCCTCAGGATGGTGGGAAACCTGCTCAACATCGGAAAAAGGGG GGAGGGCAATGAGAAGTCATACCAGCTTTTAAGAGACTCGCTGGACCTCTACCTCACAATCAACCCGGATAATGTGCAGTACCTGCTGCTCCAGGCTCGCCTCTACTTTCACTTGGGAATATGGCCTGAAAAG GTGCTAGATATCCTGCAACATATCCAGGCATTAGACCCGTCCCAGCACGGGGCTGTGGGTTATTTAGTGCAGCACACGCTGGAGCACATTCAGCACAAGAAGCACCCTGTGACTCCTGATGAAAAGAGGCGCAGTGCTCCTGAACATGTGGAGGTCCAGTACTCAGTGGGACTCATCATGAAACATAAAAG gtCAGGATATAACTGTGTCATCTACGGCTGGGACCCCAAATGTACCATGAGCCAGGAGTGGATCACGACCATGAGAGTCCAGCAGCTGTCCAAAGGTGCCAACCAGCCCTTCTACAACGTTCTGGTGCAGGATGGAACATGTCGCTACGCTGCACAAG AAAACCTGGAGCCCCACTCCGCCCCACTGGAGATCGGCCATCCTGAAGTGGGACGCTATTTCTCTGAGTTTGTTGAAACTCATTATGTTGCCAATGAAGAACTAGAGATGCGATACCCGGAGGACACACGAGAAACTCTGGGCAAAGTACACGAGCTTTACCAcggactctctctggactcgGGGCATCAGGACCAGGCCTCAAACCAACCCAACCACACAACCAACATGTAG
- the fbxo21 gene encoding F-box only protein 21 isoform X1, translating into MATCVAGEGQASLNGNFSECQAKKLTDLPSELIEHILCFPVLKHVDICNVSCCCKRLQDVCHGRGKVWEHQYKLRWPRLQRFYRQNECCDWLKEYKTRHRVGIQIRGTVESISKRFFTEVPCVGQVLGDSFAEIKSLGMPEHFCEDELLFILNTDKRKSLTLKYYARKILYFLRQQNILRSLKTFLEQPEEQQSALEGAVLVDQYCNPLADVTLEGISVQLDEMVEKVKKTLRLKNPSHPSLRCAQGNCFAVEDTELQRQVLGALNSVLYEQLQFKGNEFDYYNPLNSYIHQVLLRHTGIPISLSVLYMTLSHKLGLHLEPVNFPNHFLLRWCQRPRGSEDIYDFVYIDAFGKGKQLTAKECEYLIGHQVTADYYSAISTTEVLLRMVGNLLNIGKRGEGNEKSYQLLRDSLDLYLTINPDNVQYLLLQARLYFHLGIWPEKVLDILQHIQALDPSQHGAVGYLVQHTLEHIQHKKHPVTPDEKRRSAPEHVEVQYSVGLIMKHKRSGYNCVIYGWDPKCTMSQEWITTMRVQQLSKGANQPFYNVLVQDGTCRYAAQENLEPHSAPLEIGHPEVGRYFSEFVETHYVANEELEMRYPEDTRETLGKVHELYHGLSLDSGHQDQASNQPNHTTNM; encoded by the exons ATGGCGACGTGTGTAGCCGGAGAGGGACAAGCGAGTCTTAACGGGAATTTTTCAGAGTGTCAGGCTAAAAAACTCACCGACTTGCCTTCAGAGTTGATTGAACACATTCTTTGCTTTCCCGTTTTAAAGCATGTTGATATTTGTAACGTTTCCTGTTGTTGCAAGCGGCTACAGGACGTTTGTCATGGAAGAGGGAAGGTCTGGGAGCACCAGTACAAACTCAG ATGGCCAAGGTTGCAGAGGTTTTATCGTCAGAATGAGTGCTGTGACTGGCTCAAAGAATACAAGACACGCCACAGAGTCGGAATACAAATCAGAGGAACGGTGGAATCGATCTCCAAACGATTCTTCACAGAGGTT CCTTGTGTAGGTCAGGTTTTGGGCGACAGTTTTGCTGAGATCAAGTCTTTGGGGATGCCTGAGCACTTTTGTGAAGATgagctcctcttcatcctcaacACAGATAAAAG GAAAAGCTTGACCTTGAAATACTATGCAAGGAAAATTTTATATTTCCTACGGCAGCAAAATATCCTGCGGAGTTTAAAGACATTCTTGGAACAGCCCGAGGAACAGCAGTCAGCACTGGAAG GGGCTGTTCTGGTGGATCAGTATTGTAACCCTTTGGCTGATGTGACTCTAGAAGGTATTTCAGTGCAGTTAGATGAGATGGTAGAGAAAGTCAAGAAAACGCTGAGACTTAAGAATCCTTCCCACCCCAGTTTGCGTTGTGCTCAAg GTAACTGTTTTGCTGTAGAGGACACTGAGCTCCAGAGGCAGGTGCTCGGGGCCCTAAACTCTGTCTTATATGAACAGCTTCAGTTCAAAGGCAATGAGTTTGACTATTACAATCCTCTGAATTCATACATTCATCag GTGCTATTACGTCATACAGGTATTCCTATAAGTCTGTCTGTCCTCTACATGACCCTGTCCCATAAACTGGGTCTTCATCTGGAACCAGTCAACTTCCCCAATCACTTCCTGCTGCGCTGGTGCCAAAGACCAAGGGG GAGTGAGGACATCTATGACTTTGTTTACATCGATGCCTTTGGAAAAGGGAAGCAGCTGACGGCGAAGGAGTGTGAGTATCTCATTGGCCATCAGGTGACTGCAGATTATTACAGTGCCATAAGCACCACTGAAGTGCTCCTCAGGATGGTGGGAAACCTGCTCAACATCGGAAAAAGGGG GGAGGGCAATGAGAAGTCATACCAGCTTTTAAGAGACTCGCTGGACCTCTACCTCACAATCAACCCGGATAATGTGCAGTACCTGCTGCTCCAGGCTCGCCTCTACTTTCACTTGGGAATATGGCCTGAAAAG GTGCTAGATATCCTGCAACATATCCAGGCATTAGACCCGTCCCAGCACGGGGCTGTGGGTTATTTAGTGCAGCACACGCTGGAGCACATTCAGCACAAGAAGCACCCTGTGACTCCTGATGAAAAGAGGCGCAGTGCTCCTGAACATGTGGAGGTCCAGTACTCAGTGGGACTCATCATGAAACATAAAAG gtCAGGATATAACTGTGTCATCTACGGCTGGGACCCCAAATGTACCATGAGCCAGGAGTGGATCACGACCATGAGAGTCCAGCAGCTGTCCAAAGGTGCCAACCAGCCCTTCTACAACGTTCTGGTGCAGGATGGAACATGTCGCTACGCTGCACAAG AAAACCTGGAGCCCCACTCCGCCCCACTGGAGATCGGCCATCCTGAAGTGGGACGCTATTTCTCTGAGTTTGTTGAAACTCATTATGTTGCCAATGAAGAACTAGAGATGCGATACCCGGAGGACACACGAGAAACTCTGGGCAAAGTACACGAGCTTTACCAcggactctctctggactcgGGGCATCAGGACCAGGCCTCAAACCAACCCAACCACACAACCAACATGTAG